The genome window CGACAGCAGTTCCTTGATCTTGTCTTCAATAACCAGCGATTCGCCTTTAATCGCCCCCAAAATATCCTGAATCCGCTTGACCGATTCGCCGCTGTTTACAGCCATTTTGCGAATTTCTTCCGCCACTACCGCAAAACCGCGGCCATGCTCACCGGCCCGCGCCGCCTCGATCGCCGCGTTAAGCCCCAGCAGATTCGAATTGGCCGCCACGTCATTAATAAAACGCAGGATTTCTCCGGTATTGCTGATATCGTCAATAACCTTGGCATCGGATATACGCAGCGCATCCATCCCCGAAGCAAGTTCAGTGGCCGAAGCCGCCAATTCCTGCGCGGTCGCAACCATTTGCTGCGCCGAACCGGACAGCGTATGTGATATTGAATCGAGTTTTTCCCGGTTCGTCAGACTCACTGCCATATTAAGGCTGCCGACGATTTGCCCGCCCGCGTCACGCAGCGGTACCGCCGTCGACATGATCGCCATGCCGTACACTTCAGGAGGAACTACACTACTGGTTCTTTTTCCGCTGTCCATCGCCTTGCGCGCCGGTCCGGCCGGCGCTACCTGGCGCTCGACCAGATTGCACAAATTGACTTGGCTGCCCGGCTGGCAAAAAAGAATGGTTTCCTTATCGGTCACGACCACCGAACAATCCAGCGGCGATACCTCTACAATCTGGGGCGCTAATCGAATGGCCTCTTCTATAATCCCATGCATTTCCGCCATATTTTACCACTCCTTTTCT of Azotosporobacter soli contains these proteins:
- a CDS encoding methyl-accepting chemotaxis protein, producing MAEMHGIIEEAIRLAPQIVEVSPLDCSVVVTDKETILFCQPGSQVNLCNLVERQVAPAGPARKAMDSGKRTSSVVPPEVYGMAIMSTAVPLRDAGGQIVGSLNMAVSLTNREKLDSISHTLSGSAQQMVATAQELAASATELASGMDALRISDAKVIDDISNTGEILRFINDVAANSNLLGLNAAIEAARAGEHGRGFAVVAEEIRKMAVNSGESVKRIQDILGAIKGESLVIEDKIKELLSLSERQAAASEQIAASIEELTDSAVHLEQVARIMFRE